In Clostridium sp. SY8519, one genomic interval encodes:
- a CDS encoding D-2-hydroxyacid dehydrogenase yields MKIIVLDGYTENPGDLSWDGLRALGELTVYDRTLSAADAIARIRDAEIVFTNKTPVTAEVIRACPGMRYIGVLATGYNVVDLAAAAEAGVTVTNIPSYGTESVAQFTIALLLELCHHIGAHSDSVRRGDWERCPDFCYWNYPMMELNGKTLGIIGFGRIGQRVAQIARAFGMNILANANHPDPSLEDTHCHYTDLNRLLAESDVISLHCPLNDSTRELINRHTIARMKDGALLINSSRGGLVNESDLRGALDSGKLGGAAADVVSAEPIRSDNPLLNARNMILTPHIAWAPREARQRLMDLAVSNLEAYLAGKPVNVVS; encoded by the coding sequence ATGAAAATCATTGTCTTAGACGGATATACGGAAAACCCCGGCGATCTTTCCTGGGACGGCCTGCGGGCCCTGGGGGAACTTACCGTATACGACCGCACTTTATCCGCGGCGGATGCCATTGCCCGCATCCGTGACGCCGAAATCGTCTTTACCAACAAAACCCCTGTGACCGCAGAGGTGATCCGTGCCTGTCCCGGGATGCGCTACATCGGCGTACTGGCCACAGGATACAATGTTGTGGATCTTGCTGCTGCCGCCGAGGCCGGCGTCACCGTAACCAATATCCCCTCCTACGGCACAGAATCCGTTGCCCAGTTTACCATTGCCCTGCTGCTGGAACTCTGCCATCACATCGGCGCCCATTCCGACAGTGTCCGACGGGGGGACTGGGAACGCTGCCCGGATTTCTGCTACTGGAATTATCCTATGATGGAATTAAACGGAAAAACCCTGGGCATCATCGGCTTCGGGCGCATCGGTCAGCGGGTTGCCCAGATTGCACGCGCCTTCGGCATGAATATCCTGGCCAATGCCAATCACCCGGATCCTTCCCTGGAGGATACCCACTGCCACTACACAGACCTGAACCGGCTTCTGGCGGAATCCGATGTGATATCCCTTCACTGCCCTCTCAATGACAGCACCCGGGAACTCATCAACCGCCACACCATTGCCCGGATGAAAGACGGCGCCCTGCTGATCAATTCCTCCCGGGGCGGCCTTGTCAACGAATCTGACCTCCGCGGCGCCCTGGACAGCGGAAAACTGGGCGGAGCTGCAGCAGATGTGGTCTCAGCCGAACCCATCCGCAGTGACAATCCCCTGCTGAACGCCCGCAACATGATCCTGACACCCCATATCGCCTGGGCGCCCCGGGA